Genomic DNA from Segatella copri:
CTATCTCTGGCAAGAAGTATGGCTTCACTACTCCTACTGGTGAGAATGGCGAGGGCAAGGATGAGCAGGAGAAGATTGACATCGCTATGCGTGTCTGCGCCGACCACCTCCGTGCCGTAGCCTTCTCTATCGCCGATGGTCAGTTGCCAAGCAACGCCAAGGCAGGTTACGTAATCCGACGCATTTTGCGCCGTGCCGTACGTTACGCTTACACATTCCTCGGTCAGAAGCAGGCATTCATGTACAAGCTCGTCAATGTATTGGTAGAGCAGATGGGTGCAGCCTTCCCAGAGTTGCCAGCTCAGCAGGAACTCATCACCCGCGTGATGAAAGAGGAAGAGGATTCATTCCTCCGCACATTGGAGAAAGGTATCAACCTCCTCAATGGCGATATGGACGAGCTCAAGGCTCATGGCGAGACTCAGCTCGACGGCGTAAGCGCATTCCGTCTCTTCGATACATACGGTTTCCCTCTCGACCTGACAGAGCTTATCTGCCGTGAGAATGGTTACACCGTAGATGCTGCAGGCTTCGACGAGGAGATGAAGAAGCAGAAGGAACGTGCCCGCAATGCTGCTGCTGTAGAGAACGGCGACTGGGAGGTTTTGAAAGAAGGCGACCAGAACTTCGTGGGTTACGACTATACAGAATATGAGTGCCACATCCTGCGCTACCGCAAGGTGACTCAGAAGAAGAACTCTTTCTATGAGCTGGTACTCGACAACACTCCATTCTATGGTGAGATGGGTGGACAGGTTGGCGACAAGGGTGTACTCGTTAGCGAGAATGAGACCATCCAGGTTATCGACACCAAGCGCGAGAACAACCAAAGCATCCACATCGTAAAGGAGTTGCCAAAGGATGTAAACGCAGATTTCATGGCTTGCGTAGATATCAAGAACCGCGAGGGAAGTGCAGCCAACCATACAGCTACCCACTTGCTCGATTACTGCCTGAAGCAGGTTTTGGGCGACCACGTAGAGCAGAAGGGTTCTTATGTAGATAAGGACACCTTGCGTTTCGACTTCTCTCACTTCCAGAAGGTAACTGATGAGGAGCTCCGCAAGGTAGAGCACATGGTAAACGAGATGATCCGTGCCGACTATCCATTGGATGAGCACCGCGATACTCCTATTGAGGAGGCTAAGGAACTTGGCGCTATCGCCCTCTTCGGCGAGAAGTATGGCGACAAGGTTCGTGTGGTTCGCTTCGGTCCATCTGCCGAGTTCTGTGGTGGTATTCATGCCAAGAGCACAGGTAAGATTGGTTTCTTCAAGATTATCTCTGAGAGCAGCGTAGCAGCCGGCATCCGCCGTATCGAGGCTTTGACTGGCAAGGCTTGCGAGGAGGCTATCTACGGTTTGCAGGATACCATCGTAGCCTTGAAGGGCTTGTTCAACAACGCCAAGGATCTCGAAGGTGTCATCAGAAAGTACATCGACGAGCACGATGCCTTGAAGAAGGATGTTGAGAAGTTCCAGGCTCAGGCTGTAGAGCGTGCCAAGGATAAGCTTGTAGAGAATGCAAAAGAAATCAATGGTGTGAAGGTTGTTACAGCCGTATTGCCAATGGAGCCAGCAGCTGCCAAGGATTTGGTATTCAAGGTTCGCGAGGCATTGCCAGAGAACATGATCTGCGTAGTAGGTTCTGTTTATAACGACAAGCCTATGCTCAGCGTAATGTTCAGCGATGATATGGTAAAGGATCACGGTTTGAATGCTGGTAAGATGATTCGCGAAGCTGCCAAGCTGATTCAGGGCGGCGGTGGCGGTCAGCCTCACTATGCTCAGGCTGGCGGTAAGAACAAGGACGGCTTGAGCGCTGCAGTAGATAAGGTTGTAGAGTTGGCTCAACTGTAATCAGCTTCCACAAATGAATATTTGATAGAGTTATCTTAACTCTTATATATAATTAAGGTATAAAGGGTTGTAATCCATCTTTTCGAGGATTGCAACCCTTTTTCTATTGACATTAAAGGGGTCTCCATATCATAATTATCAATTTATAATAATCATCAAATGATAAAATTCCTTATTTTATTATCATTTTATGATAATCACTTTATGATAATCGGAATAAAAGTTGTATCTTTGCAGAAGATAAGCTGCACTCGGCAATTTGTAAGCAAGCTTACATTGCGCTCCTTTGCATTATCTTTGCAGCCGTTGAATATATAATAAGGTATAGATATGGTAATGAAGAATCCTTTTGTCACAAATGGTTACGCCGGTCCGGAATACTTCTGCGACCGTGTGGAAGAAACCCAGCACATCACAGAGATGCTGACCAATGAGAATAACATGGCTCTGATTTCCCCTCGACGCATCGGAAAGACAGAGCTGATTCACCATTGCTTTGCCCAGCCAGTCATCCAAAAAGATTATTATACTTTTATCATAGACATCTATTCAACCAATTCCGTCAGCGATCTGGTCAATATGTTCGGCAAAGCCATTATTGATGAACTTCGCCCTAAAGGCAGAAGCGCTTGGGAGAAATTCCTGATAGCACTCTCTTCTCTCCGTTCAGAAATCTCTTTCGATATCAACGGGGCTCCAGTTTGGGGAATAGGCATCGGCAACATAGTAAATCCCGAAATTACGCTTGATGAGATATTCGCTTATCTCAACCAAGCCGACAAGCCATGTCTTGTTGCCATCGACGAGTTTCAGCAAATCACCAACTATGCCGACAACCGCATAGAAGCTTTACTCCGTACCTACATTCAGCGTTGCACCAATGCCCACTTCATCTTCTCGGGTTCTCACCGCCATCTGATGGCAGAAATGTTCACATCTCCTGCCCGCCCATTCTATCAGAGCGTAACGCTGATGAACCTGAAGCCACTGGATATTGAGAAATACAAGGAGTTTGCCACAGCCAAGTTCGAGGAGCGCAACAAACATCTAGATACTGCCATTATCGGAGAACTCTTCGCCCGTTTCGGTGGTGTCACTTCATACATCCAGCGAGTAATGAATGTTCTCTTCCTCAAGACTCCCGAACAGGGTACCTGCACTCTGGATATGGTAGATGACGCCATCAACTACAATCTCAACATGGCATCAGACACCTACGAGACCCTTCTGCGCCAGATGCCAGAAAAGCAGCGCAATGTCTTCATCGCCATCTCTGCAGAGGGCGAAGCCAGAAGCGTAAAGAGCGGAGCCTTCGCAAAGAAATATCATCTCCCGTCGCCAAGCTCTGTAAATTCCGCCCTGAAGGGATTGCTGGAGAAAGATTTCATCACCCAGCAGGATGATGCCTACGTGGTATATGACAAGTTCTTCGATTTGTGGCTGAAGAAGTATCTGAAATAGTATAAGGTGATTTCAATATTTTTGTTACCTTTGCACCCAAATTTAAATATATATTCAATATGGCTATTATAAAGACAGTAGAGGGAAAAAATCCTCAATGGGGAAAGAATTGTTTTATCGCTGAGAACGCCGTACTGACCGGCGACTGTATTCTTGGTGATGACTGCAGCATCTGGTATAGTGCGGTATTGCGCTCTGACGTGGATGCCATCAGATGTGGAAACAGAGTGAATGTACAGGATTGCGCCTGCATCCATCAAACCGGTACGATGCCTTGCATCCTGGAGGATGATGTATCTGTGGGACATGGTGCCATCGTTCATGGAGCTACCGTTAGAAAAGGCGCACTCATCGGAATGAATGCCACCGTGCTTGACAAGGCTGATATCGGTGAAGGAGCTATCATTGCAGCAGGTGCTGTAGTTACCCATGGCACCAAGGTTCCTGCACATGAGATTTGGGCGGGTATTCCAGCCAGAAAGGTGAAAGCCTGCGCTCCCGGCCAAGCCGAGGAGTTTGCCAAACATTATTCCGGCTACATCAAAGACTGGTATCTGAAGGAAGATAAATAATCACTTTATGATTATCATAAAATGAGAATAAAACGCCATTTTTTATCTTTTATAGAAGATAAAAGCAAAATATTTAGGATTTTCATCCATTATAAAAGATAAAAATCGTATATTTGCAGAAAATTTCATTTATAAGTGATAAAAATATGGCAACTATTATTCGTCAATCATATATCGACAAGATAGAAAGGTATCTTGGTAAGGAGACTATCATCGTATTAGTAGGTCAACGTCGTGTAGGTAAAAGCTGCATGATGAAAATGATTCGTGACCGCAAGAAGGCAGATGACTGCAACAATATCATCTTTATAGATAAGGAGAAAAGAGAGTTTGACAACATTCAGACCTATCAGGATCTCAACGACTATATCGGAGAGCACTTTCAGTCCGATAAACATAACTATATCCTTATCGATGAGATACAAGACATCAGGGAATTTGAACGATCCATTCGAAGTTATCGCACAGAACCCAACACCGACATTATCATCACAGGTAGCAATGCCCGCATGCTGAGCAATGAACTGAGCACACTCATCGGTGGCAGATATAAGGAAATCTATATCCAATCGCTGAGCTATAACGAGTTTCTGGAATTTCATCAACTATCAGATAATGACGAAGCACTTGCTCTGTACATTCAGTATGGTGGCTTGCCTGGTCTGGCAAAGATAGGACTGGAAGAGGATGATGCACGTGAATACCAGATGGATATTTACCATACCGTCTTACTTAAGGATGTCATTATGCGCAACCAAATAAGAAACGTGCCATTCTTAGAGAATTTAGTACGTTTTCTCGCAGACAACACCGGTAAGTTGATTTCCGCCAACAGTATCGCCAAATATATGAAATCACAAGGCGAATCTATAACGTCCACGGCTATCATCAATTACATATCCTTCCTTTGTGAAGCCTATATCCTGCACAAGGTGAACCGCTATGACATCCACGGCAAACGCATCTTTGAAACCAACGATAAGTTTTATTTCGAAGACAACGGCATCAGAAATGCCATTGCCGGGGGAACACGTGAAGGAGACATTGAGAAAGTGATAGAGAATATCATCTATCAAAACCTCATACGCTTGGGCTATCAAGTATATGTAGGACAACTGCAAGCTGGAGAAATCGACTTTGTATGTACCAAACCAGGCGGCGAACGCATCTACGTGCAAGCTTCCTATATCATAGCCGACGATGCAACCAGAGAGCGTGAGTTTGGCAATCTCCGTGCCATCAAGGACAACTACCCGAAGTACGTTATCTCCATGACCCCTCTGCTCACCAAAAATGATGATGAGGGCATCACGCACCTGCATCTTCGCAAGTTCCTGACTGAAGGAATATAAATAACAGGAATTCCTCAGATTGGGCACACAGTGTATTCCCAATCTGAGGATTCTTTTATTCCTCCCCATTCAGGCATTCGCCCGTCTCATAACTCTTCGTCATATCCTTTAAGATACCAATCATCTCCTGCCTCAAGCTCTCAGGCTTCAGTACGATGATATTTCTGCCATGCCACAACAGTTCCTGAAGGAAATCACGGCTGGGGCGAATGGTGAGGGTATATTCCCGATACATCGTTAACTATCTTAAGATACTTTGCCATGTATCTTAAGATACTTAAAAAAGTAACCTAAGATACCCTCGTACCCTTTCTTCAGTTATTTCAAATACTCTATGAGCATATTGAAGTTCTTTTTACCAAGATTATTCTCAGACAAAGACTGACTCATGTTCTTATTAACGATAAGACGTGATTGCATTTTTTCCCAAACATCAGCATCTAATAATTCCTTCCATTTTGCTGCACTTCGCATAATAACAAACCCCACATCTTCTCTTTCATAAGCCAAATATCTAATTAGTTTCTTCGTTAATTCCTGAGATGGCAACACAACACCCCTTGGAAAATCCTTAAAAGAAACAGAAGTGTAAGCACAATACTGAACTATTGCAAAGTTTCGGAAAAACTCATATTC
This window encodes:
- the alaS gene encoding alanine--tRNA ligase encodes the protein MMTANEVRESFKKFFEGKGHKIVPSAPMVIKDDPTLMFTNAGMNQWKDIILGTKDPGKDVRRVDTQKCLRVSGKHNDLEEVGHDTYHHTMFEMLGNWSFGDYFKEGAIDMAWEYLTEILKLNPADLYVTVFEGSKEEGLERDNEAAGYWAKHVPADHIINGNKHDNFWEMGDTGPCGPCSEIHVDSRTPEEKAQVPGRELVNKDNPQVIEIWNIVFMQYNRKADGSLEPLPMHVIDTGMGFERLVRMLQDKHSNYDTDIFQPIIKEIETISGKKYGFTTPTGENGEGKDEQEKIDIAMRVCADHLRAVAFSIADGQLPSNAKAGYVIRRILRRAVRYAYTFLGQKQAFMYKLVNVLVEQMGAAFPELPAQQELITRVMKEEEDSFLRTLEKGINLLNGDMDELKAHGETQLDGVSAFRLFDTYGFPLDLTELICRENGYTVDAAGFDEEMKKQKERARNAAAVENGDWEVLKEGDQNFVGYDYTEYECHILRYRKVTQKKNSFYELVLDNTPFYGEMGGQVGDKGVLVSENETIQVIDTKRENNQSIHIVKELPKDVNADFMACVDIKNREGSAANHTATHLLDYCLKQVLGDHVEQKGSYVDKDTLRFDFSHFQKVTDEELRKVEHMVNEMIRADYPLDEHRDTPIEEAKELGAIALFGEKYGDKVRVVRFGPSAEFCGGIHAKSTGKIGFFKIISESSVAAGIRRIEALTGKACEEAIYGLQDTIVALKGLFNNAKDLEGVIRKYIDEHDALKKDVEKFQAQAVERAKDKLVENAKEINGVKVVTAVLPMEPAAAKDLVFKVREALPENMICVVGSVYNDKPMLSVMFSDDMVKDHGLNAGKMIREAAKLIQGGGGGQPHYAQAGGKNKDGLSAAVDKVVELAQL
- a CDS encoding ATP-binding protein, producing the protein MATIIRQSYIDKIERYLGKETIIVLVGQRRVGKSCMMKMIRDRKKADDCNNIIFIDKEKREFDNIQTYQDLNDYIGEHFQSDKHNYILIDEIQDIREFERSIRSYRTEPNTDIIITGSNARMLSNELSTLIGGRYKEIYIQSLSYNEFLEFHQLSDNDEALALYIQYGGLPGLAKIGLEEDDAREYQMDIYHTVLLKDVIMRNQIRNVPFLENLVRFLADNTGKLISANSIAKYMKSQGESITSTAIINYISFLCEAYILHKVNRYDIHGKRIFETNDKFYFEDNGIRNAIAGGTREGDIEKVIENIIYQNLIRLGYQVYVGQLQAGEIDFVCTKPGGERIYVQASYIIADDATREREFGNLRAIKDNYPKYVISMTPLLTKNDDEGITHLHLRKFLTEGI
- a CDS encoding gamma carbonic anhydrase family protein; protein product: MAIIKTVEGKNPQWGKNCFIAENAVLTGDCILGDDCSIWYSAVLRSDVDAIRCGNRVNVQDCACIHQTGTMPCILEDDVSVGHGAIVHGATVRKGALIGMNATVLDKADIGEGAIIAAGAVVTHGTKVPAHEIWAGIPARKVKACAPGQAEEFAKHYSGYIKDWYLKEDK
- a CDS encoding ATP-binding protein, producing MKNPFVTNGYAGPEYFCDRVEETQHITEMLTNENNMALISPRRIGKTELIHHCFAQPVIQKDYYTFIIDIYSTNSVSDLVNMFGKAIIDELRPKGRSAWEKFLIALSSLRSEISFDINGAPVWGIGIGNIVNPEITLDEIFAYLNQADKPCLVAIDEFQQITNYADNRIEALLRTYIQRCTNAHFIFSGSHRHLMAEMFTSPARPFYQSVTLMNLKPLDIEKYKEFATAKFEERNKHLDTAIIGELFARFGGVTSYIQRVMNVLFLKTPEQGTCTLDMVDDAINYNLNMASDTYETLLRQMPEKQRNVFIAISAEGEARSVKSGAFAKKYHLPSPSSVNSALKGLLEKDFITQQDDAYVVYDKFFDLWLKKYLK
- a CDS encoding WYL domain-containing protein → MYREYTLTIRPSRDFLQELLWHGRNIIVLKPESLRQEMIGILKDMTKSYETGECLNGEE